A genomic stretch from Bacteroidota bacterium includes:
- the rsmI gene encoding 16S rRNA (cytidine(1402)-2'-O)-methyltransferase, with product MGKLFIVPTPIGNLEDITLRCLNVLKEVDQILAEDTRQVSKLLNHYDIQTSKRAYHQHNEHRIAEQIAKELSETEKTIALVSDAGMPGISDPAYLIVKHCINNNVAVECLPGATAFVPALIESGFAATSFVFEGFLPHQKGRSKRLESLKDEKRTMVFYESPYRILKALKQFSDVFGPERNASVSRELTKIYAETIRGTLSELLEIFENKLIKGEFVIIVDGKN from the coding sequence ATGGGTAAGCTTTTTATTGTTCCTACACCAATTGGTAATTTGGAGGATATTACCTTAAGATGTTTGAATGTACTTAAAGAAGTAGATCAAATACTTGCCGAAGACACACGTCAGGTGAGTAAATTGCTTAATCATTATGATATTCAAACATCAAAAAGAGCTTATCATCAGCATAATGAGCACCGAATAGCTGAACAGATTGCCAAAGAACTTAGTGAAACTGAAAAAACGATTGCCTTAGTATCTGATGCAGGCATGCCTGGAATTTCTGATCCAGCCTATTTGATCGTTAAACATTGTATTAATAATAATGTTGCAGTTGAGTGTCTTCCGGGTGCAACTGCATTTGTTCCTGCACTTATTGAATCAGGTTTTGCAGCTACTTCATTTGTTTTTGAAGGCTTTTTACCACATCAAAAGGGTAGAAGCAAGCGGTTGGAGAGTTTGAAGGATGAGAAAAGAACAATGGTATTCTATGAGTCGCCATATAGGATTTTAAAAGCACTCAAGCAATTTAGTGATGTTTTTGGTCCTGAGAGAAATGCCTCTGTATCGCGTGAACTAACAAAAATTTATGCTGAAACAATAAGAGGTACTCTTAGTGAGTTATTAGAAATATTCGAAAATAAATTGATTAAAGGTGAATTTGTAATTATTGTTGATGGAAAAAACTAA
- a CDS encoding Omp28-related outer membrane protein translates to MKTIHTFLIVFFIGLLTILISCEEEGPYINFDPIDTSLFDSTYISSTSIIPDEKNVLIEDFTGARCPNCPNAAAKLVDITMANPGRIVGMAIHPDGIPFTRPHDLEKDFRTDDGTEIFKLLGEEGALPIGSIDRVKYSGETNQLVGISFWTNYVDQRLLLASPVNISLVSTPHLTEANTFVIRAEVQFTTAIADDKYLTIALTESDLIAPQTLPQGSIPDVDSNYINNHILRDVLTNPGGNLLMSNPEMNRVFIKEFKITMDAKWNPDNCAIVGIIHNSGLSFDVDQVEEIHLK, encoded by the coding sequence ATGAAAACGATACATACTTTTTTAATCGTATTTTTTATTGGGTTGTTAACTATCCTAATTTCCTGCGAAGAAGAAGGCCCTTATATTAATTTCGATCCTATCGATACGTCTTTATTTGATTCAACTTATATATCATCAACATCAATAATTCCAGATGAGAAAAATGTGCTGATAGAAGATTTTACAGGTGCTCGTTGCCCAAATTGTCCTAATGCAGCAGCAAAACTAGTAGATATTACTATGGCTAATCCAGGAAGAATTGTTGGTATGGCCATTCATCCAGATGGAATCCCTTTCACACGTCCTCATGATTTGGAGAAAGATTTTCGTACGGATGATGGAACCGAGATATTTAAACTACTAGGTGAGGAAGGAGCATTGCCAATTGGAAGTATTGATAGAGTAAAATACAGTGGAGAAACAAACCAATTGGTTGGAATATCGTTTTGGACTAACTATGTTGACCAAAGATTGTTATTAGCTTCCCCTGTTAATATTTCATTAGTAAGTACTCCCCACTTAACTGAAGCTAATACATTTGTAATCAGAGCTGAAGTGCAATTCACAACGGCTATTGCTGATGATAAATATTTGACAATTGCCTTAACTGAAAGCGATTTGATTGCTCCGCAGACCTTACCACAAGGTTCGATACCTGATGTTGATTCAAATTATATTAACAATCATATACTACGAGATGTATTAACAAATCCAGGCGGCAATTTGTTAATGTCAAACCCCGAAATGAACAGGGTTTTTATTAAAGAATTCAAAATTACAATGGATGCAAAATGGAATCCTGATAATTGCGCTATTGTTGGCATTATTCATAATTCAGGGTTAAGTTTTGATGTTGATCAGGTTGAAGAAATTCATTTGAAATAA